From one Bacteroides intestinalis DSM 17393 genomic stretch:
- a CDS encoding UpxY family transcription antiterminator, producing the protein MEVEKESEIWYAMRATYRRELDAMRLLEKEKLGCFIPMQYKISVKKGKKVRVLMPVIHNLVFVHACPSEVKRVKSQINYLQYITDTRSGQKIIIPDNDMQRFIAVAGTYNDHLLYFQPDELNLSKGTRVRIIGGDFEGQEGLFLKVKGARDRRVVIEIQGVIAVAMATIHSDLIEVIE; encoded by the coding sequence ATGGAAGTGGAGAAAGAGAGCGAAATATGGTATGCCATGCGTGCTACTTATCGTAGGGAGTTGGATGCTATGCGACTACTTGAAAAAGAAAAGTTGGGTTGCTTTATTCCGATGCAATATAAGATAAGTGTAAAGAAAGGTAAGAAAGTTCGTGTTTTGATGCCCGTCATCCACAATCTGGTTTTTGTTCATGCCTGTCCTTCTGAAGTGAAGCGTGTTAAATCACAGATCAATTACTTGCAATATATAACTGATACTCGTAGTGGGCAGAAAATAATTATCCCAGACAACGATATGCAGCGTTTCATTGCTGTTGCCGGTACCTACAACGACCATCTCTTATACTTCCAACCCGATGAACTGAATTTGTCTAAGGGTACCAGAGTTCGTATTATCGGTGGTGATTTCGAAGGGCAGGAGGGGCTTTTCTTGAAAGTGAAAGGTGCACGTGATCGTCGTGTGGTTATCGAAATACAAGGGGTTATTGCTGTTGCTATGGCCACTATCCATTCGGATCTTATAGAAGTAATCGAATAA
- the ispE gene encoding 4-(cytidine 5'-diphospho)-2-C-methyl-D-erythritol kinase, with translation MITFPNAKINLGLNIVEKRPDGYHNLETVFYPVPVEDALEVNIWNESTQKFRLHQAGLEIAGEAENNLVVKAYKLLDERFNLPPVDIHLFKHIPSGAGLGGGSSDAAYMLKLLNEKFNLKLSDKNLEEYAARLGADCAFFIRNAPTYAEGIGNIFSPISLSLKGYQIVLVKPDIFVSTRDAFAQIKPHRQEIPLKEVIKQPIEEWKERMVNDFEESVFPQFPAIKEIKEKLYQEGAVYAAMTGSGSSVFGLFKPEYNKSVKEDFGEKTFVYQGALK, from the coding sequence ATGATAACATTTCCGAATGCTAAAATAAATCTGGGACTGAACATTGTAGAGAAACGTCCTGATGGATATCATAATCTGGAAACAGTATTCTATCCCGTCCCCGTAGAAGATGCGTTAGAAGTCAATATATGGAATGAGAGCACGCAGAAGTTTCGTCTGCATCAGGCGGGATTGGAAATTGCGGGAGAAGCAGAAAATAACTTAGTAGTGAAAGCTTATAAGCTTTTAGATGAAAGATTCAACCTTCCTCCCGTAGATATTCACCTGTTCAAGCATATCCCTTCCGGTGCGGGATTAGGCGGCGGTTCATCGGACGCAGCTTATATGCTGAAATTGCTGAATGAGAAGTTCAACCTGAAATTGTCGGATAAGAACTTAGAAGAGTATGCCGCCAGATTAGGAGCGGATTGTGCCTTTTTCATCCGGAACGCTCCAACCTATGCAGAGGGAATAGGAAACATCTTCTCTCCTATTTCCTTATCCTTAAAAGGATATCAGATTGTTTTAGTAAAACCGGATATCTTTGTATCCACTCGTGACGCTTTTGCGCAAATAAAGCCTCATCGGCAGGAAATTCCATTGAAAGAAGTCATAAAGCAACCTATAGAGGAATGGAAAGAACGAATGGTGAACGATTTCGAAGAAAGCGTATTCCCTCAATTCCCCGCTATCAAAGAGATAAAAGAGAAGCTCTATCAGGAAGGAGCCGTATATGCGGCAATGACAGGGTCCGGTTCATCCGTATTCGGATTGTTCAAACCGGAATATAATAAATCTGTTAAAGAAGATTTCGGAGAAAAGACCTTTGTATACCAAGGAGCATTAAAATAA
- the rhaM gene encoding L-rhamnose mutarotase — translation MKREAFKMFLKPGCEAEYERRHAQIWPELKQLLSENGVYDYSIYWDKDTNILYACQKIKGEASSQEMGNTPIVQKWWDYMADIMEVNPDNSPISIPLIEVFHME, via the coding sequence ATGAAACGAGAAGCATTTAAAATGTTTTTGAAGCCGGGGTGCGAGGCTGAATATGAAAGAAGGCATGCACAGATATGGCCCGAATTGAAGCAATTATTGTCAGAAAACGGAGTTTATGATTATTCCATTTATTGGGATAAGGATACCAATATCCTTTATGCTTGTCAGAAGATCAAAGGAGAAGCTTCATCCCAAGAAATGGGAAATACTCCTATTGTACAAAAATGGTGGGATTATATGGCTGATATAATGGAAGTCAATCCGGATAATTCTCCAATAAGTATTCCACTTATAGAGGTCTTTCACATGGAATGA
- a CDS encoding DUF4373 domain-containing protein → MDSYLLHDANAGNNFKIMMMIQKEGMKGYGIYWMLLEFLRLQNGYKADLRVLPILAQKMRVTVTTSKRIIYNYKLFEVDDTAFSSPGLILRMRPLEAKREANREAGKHGGLANQQKIRDAKASNALATNKENKENKTDPSISPQGETVKNEEILLVPPEYALNRQTHNYEGLIAELERQKVASIKEKNAILRLTDFGRLGGKIWKIIYDINNSPQMKARIVMPGKYILKLLQN, encoded by the coding sequence ATGGATTCATATTTATTACATGATGCCAATGCAGGCAATAACTTTAAAATTATGATGATGATACAAAAAGAAGGAATGAAAGGATATGGCATCTACTGGATGCTGCTTGAATTCCTGAGGTTACAGAACGGATATAAAGCCGATCTGAGGGTACTGCCTATCCTGGCACAAAAGATGAGAGTGACAGTGACTACCTCGAAGCGAATTATCTACAATTATAAACTCTTTGAGGTAGACGATACAGCCTTTTCATCGCCCGGTCTTATCCTGCGGATGAGACCACTGGAAGCCAAGCGCGAAGCGAACAGAGAGGCAGGCAAGCATGGAGGACTGGCTAACCAACAGAAAATCAGAGATGCAAAGGCAAGCAACGCTTTAGCAACAAATAAAGAGAATAAAGAAAATAAAACAGACCCCTCTATATCTCCCCAAGGGGAGACAGTGAAGAATGAGGAGATTCTTCTTGTTCCTCCAGAGTATGCACTCAACAGGCAGACGCACAACTACGAAGGATTGATAGCAGAATTGGAACGGCAAAAAGTTGCATCCATAAAAGAGAAAAACGCTATTCTCAGACTGACGGACTTCGGAAGATTGGGAGGCAAAATTTGGAAAATCATCTATGACATCAACAATTCACCACAGATGAAGGCACGGATTGTTATGCCGGGAAAATATATCTTAAAGCTACTACAGAACTAG
- a CDS encoding UpxZ family transcription anti-terminator antagonist codes for MTLSEETFALQRAAHELMYLGMDGSPVYSDDLSRRNGEVYRLTTALYNSGAKGSTTEEQANVCLALLMGYSASFIDHGEKQKHVQEVLDRCWDILDVLPASLLKLRLLTACYGEVFDEPLADEGRSIIASWDSATLTSDQQEAIVEFQNVVDNPYPWEYIDE; via the coding sequence ATGACTCTTTCCGAAGAAACATTTGCTCTTCAGCGTGCAGCGCACGAACTGATGTATTTAGGTATGGACGGGAGTCCGGTCTATAGCGATGACCTTTCCCGTCGTAATGGTGAAGTTTATCGTCTGACCACGGCTTTGTATAACTCTGGTGCCAAAGGTTCTACTACTGAAGAACAGGCAAATGTCTGTCTTGCTCTTTTGATGGGCTACAGTGCCTCTTTCATTGATCACGGTGAAAAACAGAAGCATGTTCAGGAAGTTTTGGATCGTTGTTGGGACATCCTTGATGTTCTTCCAGCTTCATTACTGAAACTTCGTCTGCTTACTGCCTGTTATGGTGAAGTATTCGATGAACCTCTAGCTGATGAAGGTCGTTCCATTATCGCTTCTTGGGATTCTGCAACACTTACTTCTGATCAACAGGAGGCCATTGTGGAGTTTCAGAATGTGGTTGATAATCCTTATCCGTGGGAATATATTGATGAATAA
- a CDS encoding MATE family efflux transporter, with amino-acid sequence MVKNSSSSNNNLIVKNTAFLYFRMLFSMGITLYTSRLILTILGIDDFGIYNVIGGMVSMFLFLNTAMSSATSRFLTFEIGKGENSEISKVFSVSLTTHLIIIAIIFVLCESIGVWFLNSKMIIPEDRVYAANIVLQTSIAASLINIIQVPYRAIVVSYEKMDMYAYIEIFNVVSKLLIAIALIYTTCDKLITYSYLYLVTCIVVFLIYAVYANFRCVGANFSPKLDKDILKPMLTFTGWDFYGNASVVARTQGVNMLLNIYFGPVLNAANGIATQVQGAAMSFAANVMAAFKPQIIKSYAFNDFARMNQLIFAAGKFATVLMLLTSIPLMIEMEFVLTVWLGDWPKYTADLCRLTILFNMLSNLSAVLIMGIHATGNVRRPNVINGTIYLLVIPITYMIYKYIGAGPLLPFVINIIAVIIGLLCNMWTLSILVQSFKLKKFFVSIFIKCSIIGLVTYGGTYIIHTLLAEGWGTLFFIICISSIILLFLSYFILMDSTERDFINEIVKLKVYNFK; translated from the coding sequence ATGGTAAAAAACTCTTCTTCATCAAATAATAATCTAATTGTAAAGAATACGGCATTCTTATATTTTCGAATGCTATTCTCAATGGGGATTACATTGTATACCTCAAGATTAATCTTGACTATTCTTGGTATAGACGATTTTGGCATTTACAATGTTATTGGAGGTATGGTTTCAATGTTTCTATTTCTGAATACCGCAATGAGTAGTGCTACATCCCGATTTCTTACTTTTGAGATTGGTAAGGGAGAAAACTCTGAAATATCAAAGGTTTTTTCTGTTTCATTGACGACTCATTTAATTATCATTGCCATTATCTTTGTTTTATGTGAGAGTATAGGAGTTTGGTTCTTAAACTCTAAGATGATCATTCCTGAAGACAGGGTATATGCTGCCAATATTGTACTTCAGACCTCAATTGCTGCTTCACTTATTAATATCATTCAGGTTCCATATAGAGCTATTGTTGTCTCTTATGAAAAAATGGATATGTATGCCTATATAGAGATATTTAATGTAGTATCGAAATTATTGATAGCTATAGCATTGATATATACTACGTGTGATAAATTAATAACATATTCATATTTGTATTTGGTTACCTGTATCGTCGTTTTTCTTATTTACGCAGTTTATGCTAACTTTAGATGTGTCGGTGCAAATTTTAGTCCAAAATTAGATAAAGATATACTAAAACCAATGTTAACTTTTACTGGTTGGGATTTCTATGGCAATGCTAGTGTGGTAGCGAGAACTCAGGGGGTAAATATGCTCTTAAATATATATTTTGGTCCCGTACTTAACGCAGCCAATGGTATTGCGACACAGGTACAAGGTGCAGCTATGAGTTTTGCAGCAAATGTAATGGCTGCGTTTAAGCCTCAAATTATCAAAAGTTATGCTTTTAACGACTTTGCCCGAATGAATCAACTTATATTTGCAGCAGGAAAGTTTGCAACAGTGTTGATGCTTCTTACTTCTATCCCCTTAATGATAGAGATGGAGTTTGTATTAACAGTATGGTTAGGAGATTGGCCCAAATATACTGCAGACCTTTGTCGTTTAACTATTCTTTTTAATATGTTATCTAATCTATCAGCTGTTTTGATTATGGGTATTCATGCTACAGGAAATGTTAGAAGACCTAATGTGATAAACGGGACTATATATCTTCTTGTAATACCAATTACTTATATGATTTATAAATATATTGGAGCTGGACCACTATTGCCATTTGTTATTAATATCATAGCTGTTATTATAGGGCTGTTATGCAATATGTGGACATTAAGCATTCTGGTTCAATCATTTAAACTTAAGAAATTTTTCGTGTCGATTTTTATCAAATGTTCTATTATAGGCTTAGTAACCTATGGGGGGACCTATATAATTCATACATTATTAGCAGAAGGTTGGGGGACACTGTTTTTTATAATTTGTATTAGTAGTATAATATTACTCTTTCTTTCATATTTTATATTAATGGATTCAACAGAGAGAGATTTCATTAATGAGATAGTTAAATTAAAAGTTTATAACTTTAAATAA
- a CDS encoding UDP-glucose dehydrogenase family protein, which yields MNIAIVGTGYVGLVSGTCFSEMGINVTCVDVDEKKIENLKKGVISIYEPGLEDMVRKNIQAGRLNFTTDLADVLDDVEIVFSAVGTPPDEDGSADLKYVLAVAKAIGKNIKKYTVVVTKSTVPVGTAKKVKETIQAELDKRGENVKFDVASNPEFLKEGAAIKDFMSPDRVVVGIESEKAKEIMSRLYKPFMLVSDRLIFTDIPSAEMIKYAANSMLATRISFMNDIANLCELVGADVNMVRKGIGTDTRIGKKFLYAGCGYGGSCFPKDVKALIKTAQKVGYDMEVLQAVESVNEKQKSILFNKLMKHFNGDINGKTIAIWGLAFKPETDDMREAPALVLIDKIISVGASVKVYDPIAMPECKRRIGDKVVYCKDMYEAVVDVDTLLLVTEWKEFRMPSLEVLNKTMKNKVIIDGRNIYDAKEMVESGFDYYKIG from the coding sequence ATGAATATTGCAATTGTAGGAACCGGGTATGTTGGCTTGGTTTCAGGTACTTGTTTTTCAGAAATGGGAATCAACGTAACATGTGTTGACGTTGATGAAAAGAAAATAGAGAATCTTAAGAAAGGTGTAATTTCTATCTATGAACCTGGTCTTGAAGATATGGTTCGTAAGAATATACAAGCGGGCAGATTGAACTTTACTACTGATCTTGCCGATGTTCTTGATGATGTAGAAATCGTATTCAGTGCAGTTGGTACACCTCCCGATGAAGATGGCTCTGCCGATTTGAAATATGTGCTTGCGGTTGCAAAGGCTATTGGGAAAAATATAAAGAAATATACAGTTGTTGTTACAAAATCTACTGTCCCTGTAGGAACAGCAAAGAAGGTGAAAGAAACTATTCAAGCCGAACTTGACAAGCGAGGAGAGAATGTCAAGTTTGATGTTGCAAGTAATCCTGAGTTCTTGAAAGAAGGGGCGGCAATCAAAGACTTCATGTCTCCAGATCGTGTTGTAGTGGGGATAGAAAGTGAGAAAGCGAAAGAAATAATGTCACGGTTATATAAGCCTTTTATGCTTGTGAGTGACAGGCTCATTTTTACTGATATTCCATCCGCTGAAATGATTAAATATGCGGCAAACTCAATGCTTGCAACGCGTATCTCATTTATGAATGATATTGCTAATCTTTGCGAGCTTGTAGGTGCTGATGTAAATATGGTTCGTAAAGGCATTGGTACAGATACCCGTATTGGAAAGAAATTTCTTTATGCTGGTTGTGGATATGGTGGTTCTTGTTTTCCAAAGGATGTAAAAGCACTTATCAAGACTGCTCAAAAAGTAGGATATGATATGGAAGTACTTCAGGCGGTAGAGTCAGTAAATGAAAAACAAAAGTCGATTTTATTCAATAAGCTGATGAAGCATTTTAATGGAGATATTAATGGTAAAACTATTGCCATATGGGGGCTTGCTTTCAAACCGGAAACTGATGATATGCGTGAAGCTCCTGCATTGGTATTAATTGATAAAATAATCAGTGTAGGGGCATCGGTTAAGGTCTATGATCCGATTGCAATGCCAGAATGTAAGCGTCGTATAGGTGATAAGGTAGTGTACTGTAAAGATATGTATGAAGCGGTTGTAGATGTTGATACTTTACTTCTTGTTACAGAATGGAAAGAATTCCGTATGCCAAGTTTAGAAGTACTTAATAAAACAATGAAGAATAAAGTGATTATTGATGGGCGAAATATTTATGATGCTAAAGAAATGGTAGAAAGTGGTTTTGACTATTATAAGATAGGATAA
- a CDS encoding SH3 beta-barrel fold-containing protein codes for MEKKMLGHQPNHVTKEERVENLWKKLIRQETDLSEETIAWMALRIRQLTEYMPYGCALIAYRKQNGEFYMARGTLIYYESDFHRKYDIERIKNHVAYWDIEQQGWRTFQIENFLEWRPIV; via the coding sequence ATGGAGAAAAAGATGTTGGGTCACCAACCAAATCATGTAACGAAAGAAGAAAGAGTAGAAAATCTATGGAAAAAACTTATCAGGCAAGAAACCGATTTATCCGAAGAAACCATTGCATGGATGGCACTACGCATCCGACAGTTGACCGAGTACATGCCATACGGATGTGCGCTGATAGCCTACAGAAAACAAAATGGCGAATTCTACATGGCAAGAGGAACACTTATTTATTATGAATCCGATTTCCATCGGAAATATGATATTGAGCGCATCAAAAACCATGTAGCATACTGGGATATAGAACAGCAAGGATGGAGGACCTTCCAAATTGAAAACTTCCTGGAATGGAGACCGATTGTTTAA
- a CDS encoding alpha/beta hydrolase family protein, which yields MKKNIVILFLLIAGWGYAQKPAYLASKFTNGLRDFFVYYDSCFEARHHLPGLFPWLEKDRVEIKEIVRKSLAIKEEWIPVIKTRINGVTRNRDFIVQHLQSVSWNNCYGAAHLYIPSNNDADKGLPVVLLACGHGNNGKLYPAYRKMAEYLASSGIAVLVPDNIGQGERHFMGHYSAPGVFECGLTVQGLIVMETIGWLNWIRKQRNFNIEKIAVCGNSGGGALGLFLASVVPEKFSVLISSGYPSTFEYVARKEKRHCHCNIVPGIIGKVEMWQVLGCFAPKPMYLLQGKSDEFFPVDIFYRVCRQVGDVYHESKVSVNFKADVFNGTHDWDDTRILGIAQYLCRQFDTFCKQWDEFMGSTRLIASDCYDKWPINALDINKLAEQISGNKIKANKLRDVFPPFHIPIEKSEVNYRLPRGDCGEIFAQFNAFLGL from the coding sequence ATGAAAAAGAATATAGTAATTCTATTTTTGTTGATTGCCGGTTGGGGGTATGCTCAAAAACCAGCCTATCTGGCTTCGAAGTTTACAAATGGATTACGCGATTTTTTTGTTTATTATGATAGTTGTTTTGAGGCAAGGCATCATTTACCCGGACTTTTTCCTTGGTTGGAGAAAGATAGAGTGGAAATTAAGGAAATTGTACGAAAGTCACTTGCCATAAAAGAGGAATGGATTCCGGTGATTAAGACCCGAATAAATGGAGTCACACGAAATCGGGACTTCATAGTGCAGCATTTGCAATCCGTTTCGTGGAATAATTGTTACGGTGCAGCTCATTTGTATATTCCGTCCAATAATGATGCGGATAAAGGTTTACCTGTTGTATTGCTGGCTTGCGGACATGGAAATAACGGTAAACTCTATCCTGCTTATCGGAAAATGGCAGAATATTTGGCTTCCAGCGGCATTGCGGTATTAGTACCGGACAATATTGGTCAGGGTGAACGTCATTTCATGGGACATTATTCCGCTCCCGGAGTTTTTGAGTGTGGACTGACTGTACAGGGATTGATAGTTATGGAAACCATAGGATGGCTCAATTGGATAAGAAAGCAAAGAAATTTTAATATCGAAAAGATTGCTGTATGTGGTAATTCTGGTGGAGGGGCGCTGGGACTATTCTTGGCATCTGTTGTACCTGAAAAATTCTCTGTACTGATTTCATCTGGCTATCCTTCTACGTTCGAGTATGTTGCCCGCAAGGAGAAACGGCATTGCCATTGTAACATTGTTCCGGGAATTATTGGAAAAGTGGAGATGTGGCAGGTTTTGGGGTGTTTTGCACCTAAACCAATGTACCTCCTGCAAGGAAAATCAGATGAATTCTTCCCGGTAGATATCTTTTACCGAGTATGTAGACAAGTAGGAGATGTTTATCACGAATCGAAGGTTTCAGTGAATTTTAAGGCAGATGTATTTAACGGAACTCATGACTGGGATGATACACGTATTTTGGGGATCGCACAATATCTTTGTAGACAATTTGATACTTTTTGTAAGCAATGGGATGAATTTATGGGTAGTACCCGATTAATAGCTTCTGACTGCTATGATAAATGGCCAATCAATGCGCTTGATATAAACAAACTTGCCGAACAAATTTCAGGCAATAAAATTAAAGCCAATAAATTGAGAGATGTTTTTCCGCCATTTCACATTCCGATAGAAAAATCAGAAGTAAATTACAGGCTACCTCGCGGGGATTGTGGAGAAATCTTTGCACAGTTTAATGCTTTTCTTGGATTATAA
- a CDS encoding alpha-l-rhamnosidase — translation MYRNILLLICGLLGSVSLLHAQKLVKAGMGYSSTSVNTAIFRTNSVTSKGNMQFIAYYDEDGYLTLGKRRLGNDRFEILRSPYKGKCEDAHNVISIGIDGKGYLHVAFNHHNAPLQYCKSVEAYSLRLDTLQSMLGKDERKVTYPEFYTLKNGDLLFAYRLGKSGQGNLVLNRYDVRKGQWKRLQDTLIDGEGQRNAYWQMCVDRKGSIHVSWVWRETSAVETNHDLCYACSKDGGITWQKSTGERYHLPINVRNAEYAFKIPQKSELINQTSMATDKEGNPFIAAYWKEPGDACPQYRLVFIGKENWQMVKVADRHTDFTLSGRGTKMIPMSRPRLAVDTRGKGIYYIYRDVDRNSRVTVAYSGDLSKGNWNVSDLTDFSVDAWEPSYDTNLWNKRGMLHLFVQCTSQGDGEKVKQSVPQQVYVLEVDTKQ, via the coding sequence ATGTATAGAAATATTTTGTTACTCATATGCGGGCTGTTGGGGAGTGTCTCTCTGTTACATGCTCAGAAACTGGTCAAAGCTGGTATGGGATATAGCAGTACGTCTGTTAATACTGCCATTTTTCGGACAAACTCCGTTACTTCGAAAGGAAATATGCAATTTATTGCCTATTATGACGAAGATGGATATCTGACCTTGGGAAAACGCCGTTTAGGAAACGACCGTTTTGAAATACTCCGTTCACCTTATAAAGGAAAATGCGAGGATGCCCACAACGTTATCAGTATTGGTATCGACGGTAAAGGTTATCTGCATGTGGCTTTTAATCATCACAATGCTCCGTTGCAATATTGTAAGAGTGTAGAAGCTTATTCCCTCCGGCTGGATACGTTGCAATCTATGTTGGGTAAAGATGAAAGGAAGGTGACCTATCCCGAATTTTATACATTGAAAAATGGTGATTTGCTGTTTGCTTACCGTTTGGGTAAGTCCGGTCAGGGCAATCTTGTACTGAATAGGTACGATGTACGGAAAGGCCAGTGGAAGCGCTTGCAGGATACTTTAATTGATGGTGAAGGACAGAGAAATGCATACTGGCAAATGTGTGTTGACAGGAAAGGAAGCATACATGTTTCCTGGGTGTGGCGTGAGACGTCTGCTGTAGAGACGAACCATGATTTATGCTATGCCTGTTCCAAGGATGGAGGAATCACTTGGCAGAAGTCAACCGGTGAGCGGTATCATCTTCCCATTAATGTGAGAAATGCAGAATATGCATTTAAAATTCCTCAGAAAAGTGAGTTGATAAACCAGACAAGTATGGCTACTGATAAAGAAGGCAATCCTTTTATTGCCGCATATTGGAAAGAACCCGGAGATGCTTGTCCGCAATATCGATTAGTCTTCATAGGAAAAGAAAATTGGCAAATGGTAAAGGTTGCCGATAGGCATACGGATTTTACGTTAAGTGGGCGCGGTACCAAGATGATTCCTATGTCACGTCCTCGTTTGGCTGTTGATACCCGGGGAAAAGGAATATATTATATATATCGTGATGTAGACCGTAATAGCCGGGTGACGGTAGCATATTCGGGTGACCTTTCAAAAGGGAACTGGAATGTGAGCGATCTGACGGATTTTTCGGTTGATGCATGGGAACCAAGTTATGATACAAATTTGTGGAACAAGAGGGGAATGCTGCATCTTTTTGTACAATGTACCTCACAGGGAGACGGAGAGAAGGTGAAGCAATCGGTTCCCCAACAAGTATATGTATTGGAAGTAGATACAAAACAATAA
- a CDS encoding glycoside hydrolase family 88/105 protein translates to MKNKFVILPIIVFFNFLALNSQQIPKQEETLKHMLLANNYFMVKYPDPCQPTFVHTLRPSNIWTRAVYFEGLMAFHAIYPQKEFYDYALKWAEFHKWGLDKGTVTRHADNQCCGQTYIDLYNICPDDPNKIKDIKLSIDMMVNTPQNDDWWWVDAIQMSMPVFAKLGRLTGEQSYYDKMWDLYSFTRNHHGDKGLYNRKDGLWYRDKRFAPPYKEPNGRDCYWSRGNGWAYAALARVMNLIPRKDKHYKDYLKDFLQMSKAIKLCQREDGFWNVSLHDPGNFGGKEGTGTALFVYGLAWGIRNGILDRDEYLPMTLKAWNALVKDCMHPNGALGYMQGRSNSPKAGQPLTYDCIHEPEDFAVGCFLLAASEIYKLK, encoded by the coding sequence ATGAAAAACAAGTTTGTAATTCTACCGATTATTGTGTTCTTTAATTTTCTTGCGCTGAATTCACAGCAAATACCGAAGCAGGAAGAAACTTTGAAACACATGCTGTTGGCCAATAATTATTTTATGGTCAAATATCCGGATCCTTGTCAACCTACATTTGTACATACCTTACGGCCAAGCAATATATGGACGAGGGCTGTATATTTTGAAGGTTTAATGGCTTTTCATGCCATTTATCCCCAAAAGGAATTTTACGATTATGCATTGAAATGGGCGGAATTCCATAAATGGGGGTTGGATAAAGGGACTGTTACTCGTCATGCAGACAATCAGTGTTGTGGGCAGACTTATATTGATTTGTATAACATTTGTCCTGATGATCCCAATAAAATCAAGGATATAAAATTATCCATTGACATGATGGTGAATACACCTCAGAACGATGACTGGTGGTGGGTAGATGCTATCCAGATGTCTATGCCTGTATTTGCTAAGTTGGGCAGACTGACTGGAGAACAATCTTATTATGACAAGATGTGGGATTTGTATTCATTCACACGCAACCATCATGGCGATAAGGGGTTGTACAATCGTAAAGACGGGCTTTGGTATCGCGATAAGAGATTTGCCCCGCCTTATAAAGAGCCTAACGGACGAGACTGCTACTGGTCTAGGGGCAATGGATGGGCATACGCTGCGCTGGCGCGTGTCATGAATCTGATTCCCCGAAAAGATAAGCATTACAAGGATTATCTGAAAGACTTTTTGCAGATGAGCAAGGCCATTAAACTTTGCCAGCGCGAAGACGGTTTTTGGAATGTAAGCCTACATGATCCCGGTAATTTTGGTGGAAAGGAAGGTACCGGTACCGCTTTATTTGTATATGGTTTGGCATGGGGAATAAGGAACGGTATTTTGGATCGTGACGAATATCTGCCAATGACCTTGAAAGCTTGGAATGCTTTGGTAAAGGACTGTATGCATCCGAATGGTGCATTGGGATATATGCAAGGGAGAAGTAATAGTCCTAAGGCCGGTCAGCCCTTAACTTACGATTGTATACATGAACCGGAGGATTTTGCAGTAGGCTGCTTTTTGTTAGCCGCTTCGGAAATATATAAATTGAAATAG